The window CTCGTAGGTGTAGTAGGTCGCGGTCTTGACGACGTTGGTAACCAGTCCGATGTTCACGGCGTCGCTCACGTTGCCGACGACTGCCCACGCCACGAGCACGGTGATGGCGACCATGAGGGTGCGGTAACAGAGCGTCTTGGCGACCGCGCGCTTCCGCTCGTGAAGCGCCGACCGGGAGACGAACGTGCCCATGCCGACGCATCGGAGCCCACCTATATGAAACTTCCAGACGCTTCTATATGCCCTAGAAGTAACATTAAACAGTTACTCTCCGCGGACCGACGACTCGATCTCGCCGACGACCTCCGGGTTCCGGAGCGCGCTGACGTCGCCGAACTCCTCGCCGCGGGCGATGTCCTCCAGCAGCCGGCGCATGATCTTCCCCGAACGGGTCTTCGGGAGCTCCGGGGTGAACACGATCCGGTCGGCGCGCGCCACGTCGCCGACGGAGCGGGCCAGCTCCTCGCCGATCGTCGCCTCGAGCGACTTGTCGGGCTCGACGTCGCTCCGGGTGGTCACGTAGGCGACGATGTCGCCGTCGTCGTCGCCGACGACCGCGGCCTCGGTCACCCCGTCCACGCCGACGATCGCCGACTCCAGCTCGGCGGTGTTGAACCGCTGTGCCCGCACGTTGATCACGTCGTCGACGCGACCGAGAATGGTTACGTAGCCGTCCTCGTCGACCGTCGCGCCGTCACCGGTGCGGTAGCGCCACCCGTCCTCGGTCTCGAGCCAGTACTCCCGGCGGTAGCGATCGTCGCCCTCGCGGAGCCCCCGGAGCATCCCGG is drawn from Halorubrum sp. CBA1229 and contains these coding sequences:
- a CDS encoding DUF2061 domain-containing protein encodes the protein MGTFVSRSALHERKRAVAKTLCYRTLMVAITVLVAWAVVGNVSDAVNIGLVTNVVKTATYYTYERLWDHVSWGVVTGA